The nucleotide window AATTCAAGCTATTTCGGTTGAAAGCGCGGTCATTAAGGTCCTGCAACAAAAATAAAAATTATATAATTTTTTACATATGTTAAATGTATTCCTTCTAAATGTCTCTTTTTTATTTCCAACAAAAAATCAGGAGCGGAAATCTATTTGTGTAGTGCGCCCCTAAAGTTAGACCAAAAAATCTAACTTTGGAGGCGTATTTTAATTGGCTAAATATGATGATGGATTTAAGAGAAAAGTAGTGGAAGCTTACCAAAATGGCGAAGGTGGTTATGGTACACTCGCCCATCATTTGTTATGCCATTTAGTTGGATTTTTAATGAAAAAAATCCTGCAACATTATTTTTAACTGCTACAGGGTTCATTCTAATATTGCTTATTTCCATCCATTATATTCTAGAAACTTATCTGGTATCCTTAATTCTAGCTGCATTTGTAGTTCTTTGCAAAAAATATTCATATCTGCATTATCATACCATTTCTGACTATTTGGTAAACTTATTACTAAATCGCCATTAATAATCGCACAACCAAATGATCCACGGTCGTAGTTTAATGCTATAAAGAAATAGTCATACATTTTAAATTGCATATTAAACATTGTATACGGAGTATCAGTTTGTCCAAAAATAGTAAAAGTTCCAATCTTACTACCAAAGTGTTCTTTTAATTCTTTTTTTATTTCATTTTTAATTTCTTTATATCCTCTATTTATCTGCAGAGAGTGTAAAATATTTTGTGTAAATGAGTAAATCCATACAAAAAAGGAAGTCCTTTCTGTAGAATTAAGTTAACGACAACCAATTTACAGAAAAGAGGACTTCCCTATGAATGATTTTACTACAGCAATTGTACAAACTCTAGGTACTAAAGGTGATTTAAATGAATTATTTCGTTCCCACTTAGAAAAAGCCCTGAATACACTCCTTCGGACCGAACTAACAGCTTACTTAGCATATGATAAGTATGAGCGAATCGGGTTTAATTCGGGCAATTCTAGAAACGGGACCTATCAACGAAGAATCAAAACGGAGTATGGTGAATTAACATTGGAAATCCCAAGAAATCGTAACGGAGAGTTCAAACAACAAACCTTGCCAGCCTACAAGCGGACCAACGACACGTTGGAATCTACGATTATCCATCTGTTTGAAAAAGGCGTTACGATGTCTGAAATAGCTGATCTGATTGAAAAAATGTATGGACACTATTATACACCACAGACAGTATCAAACATGACTAAAGTATTAACGGAAGAAGTGAGTGCATTTAAAGTCAGATCATTAAACAAACAATATGCAGCTATTTTTATGGACGCCACTTATATTCCTTTAAAACGTCAAACTGCATCTAAAGAAGCCATTTACATCGCTATCGGTATTCGAGAAGACGGAACTAAAGAAGTACTGAGTTACGTGATTGCTCCTACAGAATCCATACATATTTGGAATGAACTGCTACAGGATATATACTCCAGAGGAGTCCAGGATGTCTTACTGTTTATTACCGACGGCTTAAAAGCAATGAAAGATACAATTCACCAAATTTATCCTAACATTAAATACCAACATTGCTGTGTTCACATTTCTCGTAATATTGCTCATAAAGTACGTGTCAAAGACCGAAAAGAAATCTGTGATGATTTTAAGGCTGTTTATCAAGCCAGATCAAAGGAAGAAGCGAATACCTTTCTATATAGGATGATTGAAAAGTGGCGGAAAGCTTATCCTAAAGTGACGCAGTCGCTCATAGAAAATCAAAATTTATTGACCTCTTATGAAATTCCAACGAGTATCTGCCGAAGTATTTACTCCACTAATCTGATAGAATCTTTCAATAAGCAAATCAAAAAATATAGCCGCAGAAAAGAGCAATTTCAAAATGAAGAATCTCTAGAGCACTTCCTGGTATCCATTTTTGACACGTATAATCAAAAATTTTTAAATAGAAGCCATAAGGGCTTCCAGCAAGTGACTGATACATTAGCTTCCATGTTTTCGGAGTAACCAATTATTTTACAGAAGGACAATCTATTTACACAAAATTGTTGACGCTCCCACTTCTATTCTAACAAAGGTGGTCTTTTTTGTGTATTAAAAAATGGATCTGATTATTCCTCTTAAAAAGAAATTCTCAAATCCATTTTTCTACTTACTGGGATTTATGTCCCAGCCTCGTAAAGCTACTTTAAAGATAAATTTTTCGTTTAGTTACTTATTCCACAATGGTGAATAATACTCAGCTGAGTATCCTAATTTTATATCCTCTTTATTTATTTCTACTGTTAAATCTAACAACTTCAAAAATTTTACTTTTGCTTCATCAAAAGTAGAAAATTCAAAAGTTTTACCAACCACATAACTTCTTTCATCTCGGGAATTAACCATAAACTTATCATTTTTAATAAACAGATGAACTGCAAATGGAGTACCATCTCCTTCATTAAATAAAACGTAACGTAATGTTTCATAATTTTTCTGAGTTACTACTGAATCAATTTCTTCTTTTAGTTTACTAATATCTTGATTAATCATATTCACTTAACCTCCTTTATTAATTCTAATATCTCATAATATTTAATATTTGTTGTAAACTTAATTTGTTTTCCTCCACCAACTCCAAAAACTGTTGCCACCTTTCCCTGTTGAGGGCAAGCTAAATCCTCAAAACTAAGCTCCCACTTCTCCATCACTCTATCTATTTGTTTTTTTACTTCTTGAGTAGCCATATTGTATGCATCTTTTACATTCTTTTCAGTAATATCTTTCAATACTTCATATTGATGATAAGTTTTCACACTTTCAGGATACGGCAAACCTCTTGTGTCATAATCTAAAATTTGTCCTGCTTCTACTGGACTTGTGAATCTTCCACTTGAGTCCCCATATCTGTCAATAATTTGTCCTGCTTTCAAGTTCGCATCCACCGTAATAGCTTTACCAGTCTCATCTATCACAAATCCATTCGCTTTTGGCCATTTAATGTCCCCTGCTTCATCTAGAAAATCTGGTGAACGAACTAGTGTCCCGTCTTTAGCTTGGAAAGCAATTTCTCCATTGTCTAAGGTGATTTTCTTCGGGGTGAATTTCTTTTCCACTTCCCTTATTATATCATCCGTGTCACTCCCTTTGATATTCAAATCATCCATCTTACTCATCATATCCCGGAGTTTCTTCTGAGCAGCGCTTGTTCCTCCAGCAGCTGTTTGGACGGGAATATCATCGCCCACACCAGCGAATGCCAGGCGTTCTCTGGGCGGCATTTGGAAGACTTCTTTGGCTTTGGCTTGGATTGTTTGCGCAGCTGTGCCGATATCGTCTAGATCTTGCGTTAGTTTTTTCTTCGCCGCTTGCATCGCGTCGTCTGCGACTTTTTTAACGTTAGCGATACGCAGGTCTAAAGTTTGTTTTCCTGCTTGGATGCCATTATCAATCGTTCCTTTGAATGATTTTCCTGCATTTTTGATGGCAAGTTTCCCACCATCGAGTAGGTCGTCTCCGACTCGCAACATTTTGGAACCTGCGCTCGCGATTTTGGTGCCGGAACTAAAGGCTTTGACTCCTGGTATAATATCGAGTAAGGCAAATCCTCCTCGGAGCACGCGTTCCTGGTCGCTTAGTTCTCGGCCGGATATCCAATCTTTTCCAGTAACTGCTGAAGAGGCTTCTAGTGCGCCAAATCCTACTCCAAGTGCTAATCCGGCTGGTGGGCAGACGATACTTACGCCCACAATCACCACGGCGGCAACGATATTGACCCAGAACTCTTTCTCTTCTTGTTCGTCTTGGACGGATTTATAATCAAACGCACGAGTATGTAACATCCCCATTTTAAAATCGGCTTCGCTAACCTTTTGGTCCGGATTTTCATGCTTCCAGACTTCGTATTGGAGGGTCATTTGGTTGGCGTAGAAGTTATCGCCATTCATTAAGTCCTCAATAGTTGCATTTTCTTTTACCGATTCAATCACTTGGGGCTGATTACTGTACGAAGACATATACGTTTGTGTCGACTTAGCCCCAATACGGTTTGTAGTTGAGTATGTCGTGATACTCAAGTCTTGCATCCCATCTACAAATGCATCCAACTTCTTGTAAAAAGGCTCATCAATCAGCGTTTCGATTTTCTCCCCTGCGTGACAACTAAACTGATACAGCACCTTTAAGTCTTCCTCGATTTCCCCGTACTTGCTTCGATGGTCGGTATGTTGGAAATGAATCGCGTGATCGGTGTCTAAGTCACGGATATCGTCTTCCGCATTCTCCATATTTTTCGACACTTTTTCTAAATGATTAAATAGGCCACCAAACCAATTGGCTGCATTAAATGGAGCTAGGGCACTTTTGGCTTTTTACCAGTCGTCTTCTCGGTAGTTTACGTCTTTCATTCATCTGTCCTCGACTTTCTTTGTTATATGAGCTGTATATTAATGAAAGTTCATCTCCAAATCTTGTTATATGTTTCTTTTAATCAATATAAGCAACCATCCTTTTAAGATGGTTGCCCAAACTATAAAAAACAGAGATTCTCGTTATTTAGTATTCGAGGATTTTTGTTTTTCTACAGTCTGAAAGCCTTCCTCAAAAAAGGAAGACTTTGACTTTAAATTATTTAGCTAATACTAATTCACCACAAGAACGAACAATTTCTTCCACAAAATAGCCATGAAGTTGCGCGGTAATTGGACCACGTTTTCCGTCACCTACTTGTACGCCATCAATATGTGTAATTGGCGTAATTTCGATTGTTGTGCTAGAAATAAACACTTCATCTGCTTCTCGAAGGTCAGTTAGTGTAAAATCTGCTTCTCGGACTGGAATACCATTTTTTCTAGCAACATCTAAAATAACTTGACGAGTAATTCCGTTTAAAATTAAATTATCAGCTGCATGTGTCCAAAGCACACCATCTTTAATAATAGAAACATTGGATGCGGAACATTCGGTAACTTGTTCACCGCGGTGCAAAATAGCTTCTAAAGCATCTTGTTGATGTGCTTTATTCTTGGCCATAATGTTTCCAAGTAAGCTTAAACTTTTAATGTCACAACGTAACCAGCGCACATCTTCTTCTGTAATCGCTGTTCCACCTTCGATAAATTGTTTTTCATTTCTAGGAACCTCGCGAGCTGCTGCTGTTAGTACTCCTTCTAATGGGAAATCATCTGGAATCACATGGTTACGAGGATTTTGGACGCCACGAGTTACCTGTAAATAAACATTTCCTGTATGAATATTATTTGCCGCCACTAACTCTTCAATTAATTTACGTAGTTCTTCTTTGGAATATGGTATGACTAAATCAATTTTTGCAGCGCTGGCATATAAACGGTCGATATGTTCATCATATGTAAAGAATTTGCCATTATACAAACGAACAACTTCATATACCCCATCTCCAAATTGATATCCGCGGTCTTCCACGTCTACGGTCGCATCTTCTCTTTCCACTAAATGGTTATTTACTAATACTTTCATCTCAAGACACTCCTTGCTAGTTAATTTATTGGAACTATCTAAAAACTTAATTAAATAGAGAAACTGCCGCAAAACTAAGCTTTGCAGCAGTTAATTTTTTCAATTATAACCCTTACTTTGCTAATTTGTAAAGCGCTTCTGCGTAAATTGCTGTCGCTTTTAACAAATCGTCAAAATAACTGAATTCGTCTTTTTGGTGCATCGTATCTTCGCGGCCTGGGAATAGTGCGCCAAACGCCACACCTGTTTCCATATGACGTGCATAAGTTCCGCCACCAATTGCAAGTAAAGTAGCTTCTTCTCCTGTTTGTTTCGTATAAACTTCTTGTAAAGTTTGAATTAATGGGTGGTCTTTTGGTACGAAAAGCGGTTTGGAATCACTGTAATGTGTGTACTGTGCATTATATTCATATACGACAGTTTGCATTTTATTTTTCAGCTTATCCATGTTTGCAGTAACTGGGTAACGGAAATTAAGTCCGTATTTCCCACCTTCCCCAACATCATAACGGATAACGCCAACATTCATCGTTAATTCGCCACTTTCTTTATCTTCGTAGCTAATACCAAGTTTTACAGCACGAGAATCGCCAAATAAGTAATCACGACCAAATGTAACGAAATCATTAGCAGCACCAGTTAATTTAAATTTACCTAAGAAGGCTACTAAATGAAGACCTGCATTGATACCATTATTTGGTTCCATTGCATGAGCAGATTTTCCAACCATGTTAATTTTAACTGTTTTACCGTCTTCTTCTAACGTACCTTCTACTGGATGGTTAGCTAAGAAAGTTTTGAAAGTACTTGTTAGTTTATCGTAGTCTTTCACGTTTTCGATGATGGCACTAGCATGATCTGGTACCATATTGTAACGCTCACCTGACTCAAAGCTTAGTAAGCGGAATGCAGCTTCCCCGCTTGCTTCTCCGTCTTTAAAAGATACATCTAATTCAGAAATACCTTTTTCCGCGTGAATAATCGGGAATTCGGCATCAGGAACAAAACCGAGTGTTGGTTGTTCTTCTGTTTCGAAATAACGTTCCACACAGCTCATACCGCTTTCTTCATCAGAACCAACGATGATTCGTACACGACGAGAAAGTGGCAAACCTAACTCTTTAATAATTTTTAGCGCATAGTAACCAGCAATTGTTGGACCTTTATCGTCTGCAACACCACGAGCATAAAGCTTTCCATCACGTAAAGTTGGTTCGAATGGACCATTTGTCCAACCGTCACCAACAGGAACAACGTCGACATGTCCTAAAACACCAACAAGTTCTTCTCCTTGCCCGTATTCAAGATGTCCAGCTACGTTTCCAACCTCTTTTGTTGCAAATCCGTCTTTTTTACCAAGTTCCATCATATAATCGAGCGCACGCTTAACATCAGGTCCAAACGGCGCATCTTCTGTTTTTTTACTATCATCGCGAACACTTGGAATGCGAAGTAACCCTTTTAAATCTTCTAGGAAATCGTCTTTACGTGATTCCACTTCTTTTTGCCAATTAATTTCTGTCATCAATATTCCCTCCTTCAAACTTATCTTCTCTATTGTAAACTGTTTTCACGCTGCTTGGAAGCCGGAACTCCTTATTTTCTCATAAAACCTTTAATTGCTTCCATATCCCAGCGTTCCATTCGAGAGGCGAAAACGATATCCATCATTTGTAAACTATCTTTTTCAAGTGAAAAAAAGCGATATTCCTCGTGTTCATCAGATAGTACGATTTCTCCTTCTTCTGGCATCTCTACTAAATAAATAACCCCAGTAATTTGGTATTCCTCATGAAAAAATTCCCATGTATCATACAAAATAAATGGTTGGACTTGTAATTTGGTTTCTTCATAAACTTCTCTAAAAAGTGCTTCCCCGTGTGTTTCACCGTAATTCATCCGGCCACCTGGAAGTTCAAAAACCTCTCCTTCTACGCCTTTCTTTTTAAGTGCGAGAAATTTTCCGTCTTTTACGATGACTGCTTTTACGGCAGGATATATAGGTTTCATTTTACAAAAGCCTCCTTATCATTTAAGATAAACATGATTTATCTGTTCTTTATTTTACCCGGTTCGGTAGATAAAAGCCAGTGTCATAAGGAGGTTTCACAAAAGTGAAGAAGATTACACCAAAAGCAATGTGCGCTTGGATCCCTAAACGAGAAGATGAAACACATAAGGGCGATTATGGTCGCGTGTTAATTGTCGCTGGTAACAAACAATTTGGTGGCGCTGCAATCATGGCAGCAGAAGCCTGTGTCAAAAGTGGAGCTGGCTTAACTACGGTTGCCTCAGATAGCGTTAACCGTCCTGCCTTGCAAACGCGTATTCCAGAATGTATGTTTATTGATTATGAAAACATCACTAGTTTAAGTGATCAGCTTAGCCAGTTCGATACCATTTTAATTGGCCCAGGTCTTGGCTTAGATGCTCATGCGGAAGAAATTTTCCGATTAGTGTTACAAAAAGCTACCGACAAGCAACAAATAATTATCGATGGCGATGGTATTACAATTTTCGCCAAAGGAGGCATCCCTCATCCAGCTGCTGGTTTAACTTTCACACCACATGCCGGGGAATGGGAGCGACTAAAAGCGCTAGCCCCTGAAGCACAAACAACTACCGAAATCGCAAACACGCTAGATGCCACGCTTGTACTAAAAGGGCACCGGACAAAAGTGTATGCTGGCGAATCAGCATGGCAAAATATTTATGGCACTCCCGCAATGGCAACCGGCGGAATGGGCGATACACTCGCAGGAACAATTTGTGGTTTAATGGCGCAAACAGAAAAACCAATTATTGGCACACTTGCTGCTGTTTTTCTTCATAGCTATATTGGAGAAATTCTCGCGAAGAAACGTTATGTCGTGCTTCCAACAGAAATCGCCGAAGAACTACCAACTTACTTAAAAATTTTTAGCGAAACAGACGAACATGCTTAAAGAAGAAGCAGCCTCCTTTTACTGGAAGCTGCTTCTTTTATGCTACTTTTTGAAATCGTTTCGTCCATAATGCTAGTTTTCTGCCCCAAAGGAAATAACAACCAATCGAACAGAATACGACTGCATTTCCAATTAAAAATCCAGCAACTACATCACTTGGAAAATGAACACCTAGATATACGCGAGAGTACATCACAAAGCTGACAATCGAAAGTGCTAAAATCGCAATCATTATTTGCAACCATTTTTTACTCACATAAAGAATCAAGAAAAAAGCAAGCATGCCGTAAAAAACAGTCGAACCTGTTGCGTGACCGCTCGGAAAACTAAAACCACTTTGTTCAATAAGCTTAAATGTTGGCCTTGGACGTTGAACGATATTTTTAATAATGGATGGAATCACCGCGCCACCAACCAATACTGTAACGCCAAACCAAATCGCAATATCGACTTTTCGCAGCAACAGTAAGCAAATAACAACAAGCACTGTTAAAATACAAATCGTCGCTACTCCACCAATATCCGTTAAGTAAGAAATAATCATTGTTTTGGTGTCTGTAATCCCAACTCGAATAACACTATTCCAGTAATTATCAAATGTGTGTATCCAATTGGCCTTAGTCATAACTCCTGACATAAAAAGAATAAATCCAAGAAGACCTATGCCGCTAATAATAAATGGTGTTTTTTTCATACAATCCTCCTAGCGTATTCTTAATTTTTGACGCAATCTCGTTCCACGTGGTCCAAACAATTTGTCGGACAAGTGTAGCTTGAATGCCATATAACCGTAAAAAATCGCACCAATTCCTCCACAAATCGCTGTCAGCAAGAAGGCAGACATTTTATGGTTTGGACTAATAAAGTTAGCTAGTCCCATATAAAGGCAAATAACTCCCCCCCCCATCACTGCAGTCATTCCGAAGAACAATACCGTTCGCCGTAAAATGACTTTGAAGGAAAAACGAACATATTTTTTAATAATAAGTAACATGAAAACACATGAAACAGCATAGCCAGCCCCCGTTGCAAGAATCGATCCTTTTGCTTCAAACAACATAATAAGTGGCATTTGTAACACCGATTTTGTAAGCAACCCTAATAATAAACCAAGTACGGTAAAGCGTTGTTCATCAATCCCTTGAAGCACTGCCGCCGAAACACTGAATAGCGAAAATAAAACGGCAATTGGCGCAAATAATTGCAAAAGTTCTGTTCCATCATTACTCGGCGCAAAAAATACCGTAAACAGTGGCCGAGCAAGCATAGCAATTCCAAAACAAGCTGGAATGGTTAGGAATAATAAGATTTGGAAAACGTCATTTAATTGTCTTTTTACTTGAGCATATTCTCTTCGAACATAAGCTCCAGTGACTAACGGAACCAGTGCCATCGAAAAAGCAATCGCGAGTGTTCCTGGAATCATAATTAGTTTTTGCACATCAAAGTTAATGATTGCTACATAAGAATTAACCATCTCTGGCGTTATTCCAATATATTCAAGTACACGTCCTAACGTAAATTGGTCAATTAATTGATAAAGTGATGTAGCCGATCCAACAATAATAAAAGGAATAGCTGATAGAATAATATCTTTATAAAGTGTAGGAATAGAAATATGGACTGTTCCACGGTCTTCTAAAAGCATCCGGTCAAGTCCCGGTTTCCGTTTATAAAAATACCAAAGTAATAAAATCAAACTAGCGAATGCACCAACAAATGCGGAGAATGTCGCTACACTAACGGCAGTAACCACATTTCCATCAAGCACATACATCACAATAAATGTCCCAGAAAGCAAGAACATAATCCGGACAACTTGCTCTAATACTTGAGATACAGCAGAAGGTCCCATCGAATTATAACCTTGGAAAAATCCGCGCAACAAGCTCATGACTGGAATGATAAGTAAGGCAAAACTTACAGCTCGTATAACCTGAATCCCATCTTCTAAACTATAGCCGCCTTCCAGTTGTTGCATCTTAGCAAGTGTTGGTGCAAGTCCGTACATCGCTAAGAAACAAATAATCCCTGAGAAAATCATTAAGTAAACGCCCGTTCTAAACAAACGTCGTCCTACCGCATATTCTTCCATGGCATTGTATTTTGCTATATATTTTGCAACAGCAAGTGGTATCCCAGCAGTTGCAACACTTAAGAATAATTGATACGGTACATAACCAAAATTATATAGAAGTGCTGGTTCATCTCCTCCAATAATCGCATAAAACGGAATCACGTACAATATTCCAAGCACTTTAGAAATTAATGTTCCTAGTGTCAGAATAAAAGTTCCTCTGAGCAGTTTTGAACCCATCGTCTAACTTCCTTTACATTAAATTATACATCCTTGTTTACTTTACCATTATCTGTTTTAAAAAAAAAGAACAAACCTAAATAAATATTGGCTTGTTCGTTACAAAACGTTTAATTCAAATGAAGTTTCTGACGTATTTTTTGCATCCGATCACCAAGAATATAGTCGAGCAAGCCAGCCTTCGCAGCTAGAAATGCGTAAATATAAGCTCCTCCCCCAGCAGAGATAATAACGATAATCAAAGCAGGAAATCTTGCCGCTGGATTTAAAAATAAAGCTAAGCCGTGATAGACGAGCCAAACAACTGCCAACATCACAAAGCTTATAGCTAAAATCAACAGAAGACGGCGAATAATGTATTTAAAGGAATAATTCGCATACTTTTTAATGATACAAATAGTAAAGACAACAGAAACAATATAACCAAGCCCCGTTGCAAGTGCACCACCTTTTGCACCAAGAAGTAAAATAAGTGGCATTTGTAACACTGATTTCGTTAATAAACCTAGCAATAAACTAAGTACCGTATAGCGCTGTTCATCAATTCCTTGCAAAATAGCCGCCGTGACGCTAAATAAGGAAAAGAAAATAGCAAATGGAGCAAAAAAGCTAAGTAACATCGCCCCATCAGCATTATGTCCATAAAAGATTGTATAAAGCGGATCAGCTAATAAGGCAATTCCTAAGCAAGCTGGTACAACAAGAAATAGTAACACTTGAAAAACAGCTGTTAAATAATGGTGTACTTCTCGCGTTTTCCCTTTATTAAATGAAGCAGCTACTAAAGGTACAAGTGTCATGGAAAATGCGAGAGCTAATGTCCCAGGAATCATGATGATTTTTTGAACTGAAAAGTTAAATATCGACAATAAGTCTTCTGCTGCTTTTCCAGCCATTCCGTCATAAGTCAACACTCGAGCAAATGTAAATAAATCAATTTGTTGATAAAGTGACATTGCCATACCAACAATAATAAAAGGAATAGCTGATATCGAAATTTCTTTTAGCAAATGAAGCGTCGACACTTGCAAACGATTGTCACTTGTTGCAATCATTTTTTGAATTCCAGGTCGACGTTTTTTATAATACCAAATAAGGCAAATTAAACTAAAGAAGGCTCCAACAAAAGCCGCAAATGTAGCTAAACTCATCGCTGTTACAAGCGTACCGCCAATTAAATGTAATACT belongs to Listeria ivanovii subsp. ivanovii and includes:
- a CDS encoding IS256 family transposase, with amino-acid sequence MNDFTTAIVQTLGTKGDLNELFRSHLEKALNTLLRTELTAYLAYDKYERIGFNSGNSRNGTYQRRIKTEYGELTLEIPRNRNGEFKQQTLPAYKRTNDTLESTIIHLFEKGVTMSEIADLIEKMYGHYYTPQTVSNMTKVLTEEVSAFKVRSLNKQYAAIFMDATYIPLKRQTASKEAIYIAIGIREDGTKEVLSYVIAPTESIHIWNELLQDIYSRGVQDVLLFITDGLKAMKDTIHQIYPNIKYQHCCVHISRNIAHKVRVKDRKEICDDFKAVYQARSKEEANTFLYRMIEKWRKAYPKVTQSLIENQNLLTSYEIPTSICRSIYSTNLIESFNKQIKKYSRRKEQFQNEESLEHFLVSIFDTYNQKFLNRSHKGFQQVTDTLASMFSE
- a CDS encoding Imm59 family immunity protein gives rise to the protein MINQDISKLKEEIDSVVTQKNYETLRYVLFNEGDGTPFAVHLFIKNDKFMVNSRDERSYVVGKTFEFSTFDEAKVKFLKLLDLTVEINKEDIKLGYSAEYYSPLWNK
- a CDS encoding glycohydrolase toxin TNT-related protein (This protein contains a domain related to Tuberculosis Necrotizing Toxin, which is the C-terminal effector domain of outer membrane channel protein CpnT, and which has a lethal NAD+-glycohydrolase activity.) — translated: MEKKFTPKKITLDNGEIAFQAKDGTLVRSPDFLDEAGDIKWPKANGFVIDETGKAITVDANLKAGQIIDRYGDSSGRFTSPVEAGQILDYDTRGLPYPESVKTYHQYEVLKDITEKNVKDAYNMATQEVKKQIDRVMEKWELSFEDLACPQQGKVATVFGVGGGKQIKFTTNIKYYEILELIKEVK
- the dat gene encoding D-amino-acid transaminase; translated protein: MKVLVNNHLVEREDATVDVEDRGYQFGDGVYEVVRLYNGKFFTYDEHIDRLYASAAKIDLVIPYSKEELRKLIEELVAANNIHTGNVYLQVTRGVQNPRNHVIPDDFPLEGVLTAAAREVPRNEKQFIEGGTAITEEDVRWLRCDIKSLSLLGNIMAKNKAHQQDALEAILHRGEQVTECSASNVSIIKDGVLWTHAADNLILNGITRQVILDVARKNGIPVREADFTLTDLREADEVFISSTTIEITPITHIDGVQVGDGKRGPITAQLHGYFVEEIVRSCGELVLAK
- the pepV gene encoding dipeptidase PepV — its product is MTEINWQKEVESRKDDFLEDLKGLLRIPSVRDDSKKTEDAPFGPDVKRALDYMMELGKKDGFATKEVGNVAGHLEYGQGEELVGVLGHVDVVPVGDGWTNGPFEPTLRDGKLYARGVADDKGPTIAGYYALKIIKELGLPLSRRVRIIVGSDEESGMSCVERYFETEEQPTLGFVPDAEFPIIHAEKGISELDVSFKDGEASGEAAFRLLSFESGERYNMVPDHASAIIENVKDYDKLTSTFKTFLANHPVEGTLEEDGKTVKINMVGKSAHAMEPNNGINAGLHLVAFLGKFKLTGAANDFVTFGRDYLFGDSRAVKLGISYEDKESGELTMNVGVIRYDVGEGGKYGLNFRYPVTANMDKLKNKMQTVVYEYNAQYTHYSDSKPLFVPKDHPLIQTLQEVYTKQTGEEATLLAIGGGTYARHMETGVAFGALFPGREDTMHQKDEFSYFDDLLKATAIYAEALYKLAK
- a CDS encoding NUDIX hydrolase, which gives rise to MKPIYPAVKAVIVKDGKFLALKKKGVEGEVFELPGGRMNYGETHGEALFREVYEETKLQVQPFILYDTWEFFHEEYQITGVIYLVEMPEEGEIVLSDEHEEYRFFSLEKDSLQMMDIVFASRMERWDMEAIKGFMRK
- a CDS encoding NAD(P)H-hydrate dehydratase, which codes for MKKITPKAMCAWIPKREDETHKGDYGRVLIVAGNKQFGGAAIMAAEACVKSGAGLTTVASDSVNRPALQTRIPECMFIDYENITSLSDQLSQFDTILIGPGLGLDAHAEEIFRLVLQKATDKQQIIIDGDGITIFAKGGIPHPAAGLTFTPHAGEWERLKALAPEAQTTTEIANTLDATLVLKGHRTKVYAGESAWQNIYGTPAMATGGMGDTLAGTICGLMAQTEKPIIGTLAAVFLHSYIGEILAKKRYVVLPTEIAEELPTYLKIFSETDEHA
- a CDS encoding phosphatase PAP2 family protein, with amino-acid sequence MKKTPFIISGIGLLGFILFMSGVMTKANWIHTFDNYWNSVIRVGITDTKTMIISYLTDIGGVATICILTVLVVICLLLLRKVDIAIWFGVTVLVGGAVIPSIIKNIVQRPRPTFKLIEQSGFSFPSGHATGSTVFYGMLAFFLILYVSKKWLQIMIAILALSIVSFVMYSRVYLGVHFPSDVVAGFLIGNAVVFCSIGCYFLWGRKLALWTKRFQKVA
- a CDS encoding polysaccharide biosynthesis protein, with the protein product MGSKLLRGTFILTLGTLISKVLGILYVIPFYAIIGGDEPALLYNFGYVPYQLFLSVATAGIPLAVAKYIAKYNAMEEYAVGRRLFRTGVYLMIFSGIICFLAMYGLAPTLAKMQQLEGGYSLEDGIQVIRAVSFALLIIPVMSLLRGFFQGYNSMGPSAVSQVLEQVVRIMFLLSGTFIVMYVLDGNVVTAVSVATFSAFVGAFASLILLLWYFYKRKPGLDRMLLEDRGTVHISIPTLYKDIILSAIPFIIVGSATSLYQLIDQFTLGRVLEYIGITPEMVNSYVAIINFDVQKLIMIPGTLAIAFSMALVPLVTGAYVRREYAQVKRQLNDVFQILLFLTIPACFGIAMLARPLFTVFFAPSNDGTELLQLFAPIAVLFSLFSVSAAVLQGIDEQRFTVLGLLLGLLTKSVLQMPLIMLFEAKGSILATGAGYAVSCVFMLLIIKKYVRFSFKVILRRTVLFFGMTAVMGGGVICLYMGLANFISPNHKMSAFLLTAICGGIGAIFYGYMAFKLHLSDKLFGPRGTRLRQKLRIR
- a CDS encoding polysaccharide biosynthesis protein, encoding MSSKLMRGTAVLTVGTLLSKILGILYVIPFYWIAGGEEATILYQYGYVPYQIFLNIATAGVPLAVAKYISKYNSLNEYALSQRLYKSSSYLMLFTGIASFLVMYIFAPVLAGMQEVSGGTSIEDITSVIRAVSFALLIIPVMSLLRGYFQGFHSMGPSAVSQVIEQVARIVFLLASTYIVLHLIGGTLVTAMSLATFAAFVGAFFSLICLIWYYKKRRPGIQKMIATSDNRLQVSTLHLLKEISISAIPFIIVGMAMSLYQQIDLFTFARVLTYDGMAGKAAEDLLSIFNFSVQKIIMIPGTLALAFSMTLVPLVAASFNKGKTREVHHYLTAVFQVLLFLVVPACLGIALLADPLYTIFYGHNADGAMLLSFFAPFAIFFSLFSVTAAILQGIDEQRYTVLSLLLGLLTKSVLQMPLILLLGAKGGALATGLGYIVSVVFTICIIKKYANYSFKYIIRRLLLILAISFVMLAVVWLVYHGLALFLNPAARFPALIIVIISAGGGAYIYAFLAAKAGLLDYILGDRMQKIRQKLHLN